In Chrysiogenes arsenatis DSM 11915, a single window of DNA contains:
- a CDS encoding Gp49 family protein — translation MGEKRPAPYYIGAKQVQAYPCNYQERDGYTVLYPQPDGTQYESWSPKDVFESAYLMQGNDPTRVTQRIVDDFIVKTETTRMGNHTVVMATLRNGFTVVAEAACVDPANYNEQIGRDIALKKIQAQVWNHLGFLLASAKNGNQ, via the coding sequence ATGGGCGAAAAACGACCAGCACCGTACTATATCGGCGCCAAACAAGTACAAGCGTACCCATGCAATTATCAGGAGCGAGACGGTTACACTGTGCTCTATCCGCAACCAGACGGAACGCAATATGAAAGCTGGAGCCCGAAAGACGTTTTCGAATCTGCTTATCTGATGCAGGGTAACGACCCCACGCGTGTAACACAGAGAATAGTTGATGACTTCATTGTGAAAACCGAGACAACACGCATGGGGAACCATACTGTTGTTATGGCTACGCTTCGCAATGGATTTACTGTCGTTGCGGAAGCAGCGTGTGTTGATCCGGCAAACTATAACGAGCAAATCGGTAGAGATATTGCGCTCAAAAAGATACAGGCGCAAGTCTGGAATCATCTTGGTTTTTTGCTGGCATCAGCGAAAAACGGTAATCAGTAA